One stretch of Centroberyx gerrardi isolate f3 chromosome 13, fCenGer3.hap1.cur.20231027, whole genome shotgun sequence DNA includes these proteins:
- the LOC139926113 gene encoding complement factor H-like: MPDKMCFRCLCFVLLIWFPGAVNAQSETEPCNAPRLDGGFFVPVQVTYSHGTDLTYACDNGHKPAVEGWWATSTCQNGKWSHKPQCIDEKSCLPPSIPNAKYTQNPNGWYKETEKIRITCDNGYEVKNNSATAECKNGTWTSILICEKSSYACDEPPKIPHAVIIRQGYQDLFAEDAEVWYECEEGYAVEGTADTQTVLYCIAGNWTTGQPCEPKPPVTDRTNSEGGTRPGAGPGAGTSGVGGTGNAGGGQPAGGRGGGVSTGSGSGSSVIGSPFLPIDRCGEIPTLINGAVMKIERMSLKYKCDEDYERVGGAQVACYSDGSWSKLPTCKETFCTVDTSQYYWLKTLPQVRYVKEGQSMRFDCTQVDNWWRPYRALGRCSNGIINFQACCPHDYITQGWC, translated from the exons ATGCCTGACAAGATGTGCTTCAGATGCCTCTGTTTTGTTCTTCTGATTTGGTTTCCTGGAGCAGTAAATG cGCAAAGTGAGACAGAGCCCTGTAATGCACCCAGACTGGATGGTGGTTTTTTTGTCCCTGTGCAAGTGACCTATTCACATGGAACAGACCTCACTTATGCCTGTGATAATGGACATAAACCAGCAGTGGAGGGCTGGTGGGCAACAAGCACATGTCAAAATGGCAAATGGTCACATAAACCACAGTGTATAG ATGAAAAATCCTGCCTCCCGCCAAGTATCCCCaatgcaaaatacacacaaaacccTAATGGCTGGTATaaggaaacagaaaaaattAGGATTACGTGTGACAATGGATATGAAGTCAAAAACAACAGTgccacagctgaatgtaaaaATGGAACATGGACATCAATTCTAATCTGTGAGA AAAGTAGTTATGCATGTGATGAACCCCCCAAAATCCCCCATGCAGTAATCATTCGTCAAGGATACCAGGACCTGTTTGCTGAAGATGCGGAAGTATGGTATGAATGTGAAGAGGGGTATGCTGTAGAAGgaacagcagacacacaaacagtccTCTACTGCATAGCTGGTAACTGGACCACAGGCCAACCATGCG AACCAAAGCCACCTGTAACAGATAGGACCAACTCAG AGGGAGGAACCAGACCAGGTGCTGGACCTGGTGCTGGTACATCTGGAGTGGGGGGAACAGGTAACGCTGGTGGGGGACAACCTGCGGGTGGAAGAGGTGGAG GAGTTTCTACTGGCTCTGGCTCAGGTTCCAGTGTGATTGGATCTCCATTCCTACCAA TTGACAGATGTGGAGAAATCCCCACACTCATAAACGGTGCTGTTATGAAAATTGAAAGAATGTCTTTGAAATACAAATGCGATGAAGATTATGAACGAGTGGGTGGAGCACAAGTGGCGTGTTACAGCGATGGCTCTTGGTCAAAACTACCCACTTGCAAAG AGACTTTCTGTACTGTGGACACCTCTCAGTATTATTGGTTAAAAACACTTCCTCAAGTTCGGTATGTAAAGGAAGGACAGAGTATGCGTTTTGACTGTACTCAAGTGGATAACTGGTGGAGGCCTTATCGTGCTCTGGGTCGCTGCAGTAATGGAATCATAAATTTCCAGGCCT GTTGTCCTCACGATTACATAACACAG GGATGGTGCTAA